Below is a window of Alphaproteobacteria bacterium DNA.
TTACGTATCCAATATCTTCCAGGGCCCGCTGAACGTGGTGAAGATTTGCTTCTGTGCGACGGGGGCCCCTAAAATCAGGAAAAATGCCCAGCCCTTTATCAGCCAGATAGGCCCAGTCGAAGAGGGGCCCCGGATCTCTCTTGCGGGTCGGGGCCACATCAGAATGGCCTAGAATAAGCTGGTTCGGAATTTGAAAGCGCTCTTGCAGCTGATGCATTAAGGCGACCAAGGCATCCATCTGGGGTTTGGGGAAGGGGGCCAGACCGTATTGTTCACCGGGGTTATCAAGCTCAATCCCAATAGAATAATCATTCAAAGAGGTTCTGTTTTTCCAGAAACTGATTCCCGCGTGATGGGCTTTTTCGGTTTCTTCCACCAGCTTATAGACGGTGCCATTTTTTTCAATCAGGTAGTGGGCGCTAACCTTTGCTACGGGATCACATAGGCGCTCTAGGGCACTGGGGGCGTCGCGCATGTCGGTATAGTGGATGATGATCATATCAGGGGATTCCGGCCGCTTGGAGTGATTAGGTGAGGGGTAAGAAACGACCTTCATAGTTTTTCCTTTTTGATGTATGCTGCTATGAGTATACAATAAAAAATAATCATGGCGACAAGCTTTTTAACACTCACAAAAAAATTTGACAAAATCATC
It encodes the following:
- a CDS encoding N-acetylmuramoyl-L-alanine amidase, with translation MKVVSYPSPNHSKRPESPDMIIIHYTDMRDAPSALERLCDPVAKVSAHYLIEKNGTVYKLVEETEKAHHAGISFWKNRTSLNDYSIGIELDNPGEQYGLAPFPKPQMDALVALMHQLQERFQIPNQLILGHSDVAPTRKRDPGPLFDWAYLADKGLGIFPDFRGPRRTEANLHHVQRALEDIGYVIASPTDLPFVIQAFQLHFYPENVTQALDPETIHRILTVRDRFN